One segment of Chthoniobacterales bacterium DNA contains the following:
- a CDS encoding sodium:alanine symporter family protein gives MVETLNAWIAAGASAVWGPWLVWTLFAVHLFLTVRTGFVQRHIFRAIKLSITPDKGAPGDVSQFGALVTALAATIGTGNIFGVAGAVLIGGPGAVLWMWLTGVFGIATKYSEALLAVKYRVVNEHGEMRGGPMVVLERALNAKWLGVIFAIFTALAAFGIGNMAQSNAITEMLVAKKAFLPFALSDEAIKYGLGALMAIGTAFVIIGGIKSIARVCEVLVPFMAAFYVIGCLIILAFSWDKLGATFSLIVTSAFNGHAAVGGFAGAGIAAVMRAGIARGLFSNESGLGSAPIVAAAAQTKDPVRQALVSSTGTFWDTVVICALTGLVVVSSGDWSGDGMTKASLCSSAFHHLGFFGDLILLGGLLTFVFSTILGWSYYGEKAVEYLLGIRAVLPYRWLWVAAVFIGAVWKSGAVWDFSDMMNGLMAVPNIISLFLLSHVIAAETKRYFAENKS, from the coding sequence ATGGTTGAAACGCTCAATGCATGGATCGCCGCGGGAGCCAGCGCGGTTTGGGGCCCCTGGCTGGTGTGGACGCTTTTCGCCGTGCACCTTTTCCTTACGGTGCGCACCGGCTTCGTCCAGCGCCACATCTTTCGCGCCATCAAACTCTCGATCACGCCCGACAAGGGCGCACCCGGCGACGTCAGCCAGTTCGGCGCGCTCGTCACCGCCCTCGCCGCGACCATCGGCACCGGCAACATCTTCGGCGTCGCCGGCGCCGTGCTCATCGGGGGCCCCGGCGCGGTGCTCTGGATGTGGCTCACCGGCGTCTTCGGCATCGCCACGAAATACAGCGAGGCCCTCCTCGCGGTGAAATATCGCGTCGTCAACGAGCACGGCGAGATGCGCGGCGGCCCCATGGTCGTGCTCGAGCGGGCGTTGAACGCCAAATGGCTCGGCGTGATCTTCGCCATTTTCACCGCGCTGGCCGCCTTCGGCATCGGCAACATGGCGCAGAGCAATGCCATCACCGAAATGCTCGTCGCCAAGAAGGCCTTCCTTCCCTTCGCCCTCAGCGACGAGGCCATCAAATACGGCCTCGGGGCGTTGATGGCCATCGGCACGGCCTTCGTCATCATCGGCGGCATCAAGTCCATCGCGCGCGTCTGCGAGGTGCTCGTGCCCTTCATGGCCGCCTTCTACGTCATCGGCTGCCTCATCATCCTCGCCTTCTCGTGGGACAAGCTCGGCGCCACCTTCTCGCTGATCGTCACGAGCGCCTTCAACGGCCACGCGGCCGTCGGAGGCTTCGCCGGCGCGGGGATTGCCGCCGTGATGCGCGCCGGCATCGCCCGAGGGCTCTTCTCGAACGAATCCGGCCTGGGCAGCGCACCGATTGTCGCGGCGGCCGCGCAAACGAAGGATCCCGTGCGCCAGGCGCTCGTCTCCAGCACCGGCACGTTCTGGGACACGGTCGTCATCTGCGCGCTCACCGGCCTCGTGGTCGTGAGTTCCGGCGACTGGTCCGGCGACGGCATGACGAAGGCAAGCCTGTGCAGCAGCGCCTTCCATCATCTCGGTTTCTTCGGCGACCTCATTCTGCTCGGCGGCCTGCTGACGTTCGTCTTCTCGACGATCCTCGGCTGGTCCTACTACGGCGAGAAGGCCGTGGAATACCTCCTCGGCATCCGGGCCGTCCTCCCCTACCGCTGGCTCTGGGTCGCCGCGGTCTTCATCGGCGCCGTCTGGAAATCCGGCGCCGTCTGGGATTTCTCCGACATGATGAACGGCCTCATGGCCGTGCCGAACATCATCTCGCTCTT